In Hyphomicrobiales bacterium, a single window of DNA contains:
- the puuE gene encoding allantoinase PuuE — MTTYARDMKGYGRAIPDPKWPDGARVAVQFVLNYEEGGENNILHGDAASEAFLSEIVGAAPWPGQRHWNMESIYEYGARAGFWRLWRMFTERKIKPTIYGVATALMRSPDQVQAMIEADWEIASHGYKWVEHKDMPEEVERQQIAEAIRVHTEVTGKRPLGWYTGRCSMNTTKLVMEEGGFLYSSDDYADDLPYWLRKADGGKHLVIPYTLDANDMRFGTPQGFNTGEHFFQYLKDSFDCLYEEGRRGSPKMMSVGLHCRLVGRPGRALGLAKFMDYVQSKDKVWIPRRIDIARHWHASFT; from the coding sequence ATGACCACTTATGCGCGAGACATGAAGGGCTATGGCCGTGCCATTCCTGATCCAAAGTGGCCGGATGGTGCCCGGGTTGCCGTGCAGTTCGTGCTCAATTATGAAGAGGGCGGCGAGAACAACATCCTCCATGGCGATGCGGCCTCGGAGGCATTCCTGTCCGAGATCGTCGGAGCGGCCCCCTGGCCCGGCCAGCGGCACTGGAACATGGAGTCCATCTACGAGTACGGCGCACGCGCAGGTTTCTGGCGCCTGTGGCGCATGTTCACCGAACGGAAGATCAAGCCCACGATCTATGGCGTTGCAACCGCGCTGATGCGCTCTCCCGATCAGGTGCAGGCCATGATCGAGGCGGACTGGGAGATTGCCAGCCACGGCTACAAGTGGGTGGAGCACAAGGACATGCCGGAAGAGGTGGAGCGTCAGCAGATCGCCGAGGCCATCCGCGTGCACACGGAAGTGACGGGCAAGCGGCCGCTGGGGTGGTACACGGGCCGGTGTTCCATGAACACCACCAAGCTGGTGATGGAGGAGGGAGGCTTTCTCTATTCCTCCGATGACTATGCCGACGACCTGCCGTACTGGCTGAGGAAGGCCGATGGCGGCAAACATCTTGTCATTCCCTACACCCTCGATGCCAATGACATGCGTTTCGGCACTCCCCAGGGTTTCAATACGGGCGAACACTTCTTTCAATACCTCAAGGACAGCTTCGACTGTCTCTATGAAGAGGGCCGCCGCGGATCACCGAAGATGATGTCGGTTGGCCTGCATTGCCGTCTTGTGGGCCGCCCCGGGCGCGCGCTCGGCCTGGCGAAGTTCATGGACTACGTGCAATCGAAGGATAAGGTCTGGATTCCGCGCCGGATCGACATTGCCCGTCATTGGCATGCCAGTTTCACGTAA
- a CDS encoding PRC-barrel domain-containing protein, with amino-acid sequence MSRTLYSTAVIALLLGTGGAFAQSSTTAQQPGATPAVDCPVPGSVPDDQIPANCKPGTTTGAIPATPDANSSAQQQPDPNATPDVNTGSTTPAGNSTAATPPAAGSTDTAATPPDNATDEAMAPMPAGAEFLASQFMGRTVYTASNENVGEINDLVMNKELDTIVAVIGVGGFLGIGEKDVLVPIDQITISKDASNKPLLTIASTKEQLEAAPAFDRTALAR; translated from the coding sequence ATGTCACGAACACTGTATTCCACAGCGGTGATCGCACTGCTCCTGGGAACCGGCGGAGCATTTGCGCAGAGTTCCACGACGGCACAGCAGCCGGGTGCCACGCCCGCCGTTGATTGCCCGGTGCCGGGTTCCGTTCCCGATGACCAGATTCCGGCAAACTGCAAGCCCGGCACCACAACTGGTGCAATTCCTGCCACACCTGATGCCAACAGCTCTGCGCAGCAGCAGCCCGATCCCAATGCAACACCTGACGTGAACACGGGATCCACGACGCCAGCCGGCAATTCCACGGCCGCCACTCCGCCGGCAGCAGGCAGCACCGATACGGCCGCGACTCCGCCGGACAATGCCACGGACGAGGCCATGGCGCCAATGCCTGCCGGTGCGGAATTCCTCGCCTCACAATTCATGGGGCGCACGGTCTACACCGCGTCCAATGAGAATGTCGGCGAGATCAATGATCTTGTGATGAACAAGGAACTCGATACCATCGTCGCCGTGATTGGCGTGGGCGGCTTCCTGGGCATCGGCGAGAAGGATGTTCTGGTCCCGATCGACCAGATCACCATCTCGAAGGACGCTTCCAACAAGCCTCTTCTCACCATTGCGTCGACCAAGGAGCAGCTTGAGGCCGCTCCCGCCTTCGACCGCACCGCTCTCGCCCGCTGA
- a CDS encoding PAS domain S-box protein, translated as MPSRDDSQRLEEASASARIVSYYCESASGHTLRSPNCTALLGLPAHGPTEAWSALIDPEDLPYFENALHSTTPASPDFEVEYRIAHASTRRRMWVLDRGTCEFGSDGEKLSVRGAIVDISDRIGAEMAMRKSAQMSAVAFEAARMATWHLDMATSVFTCTDELLRLLGTDKGQFGGTPQALEKYIHPADTETWRSFYRMAFAASGRHEVEFRVLRPNGAVRWILTRGEISRRSDGTVREAFGIMMDITERKSSEEAAARLAAIVTHSEEAILSKTLSGIVTSWNRGAETLFGYTAAEMIGEPVMKIVPVENASEEARILSTISRGETIAPYESVRLRKDGTRVHVSVAVSPIRNAAGQAVGCSTIARDITERRRYTEIVLQNEARLRLALRSARAGAWDIDLVRNHLHWTPEMFVIYGHDPAQGVPPREARDSQIDPAHRSRVKRQFDQALEAGGSFALEFPIARPDGSLIWTSVVGDVVKDENGQAIGARGIDQDITERKNWEKRQAMLLKELSHRVKNTLAVIQSMTRQTLRSNSDPEKFVAAFEGRIRSLAASHSLLTDVDWKGAGLVDILRSQLEGMVDSMDESFTLRGPDVTVPAGAATQLGLVLHELGTNASKYGALSRPGGHIDIVWTLYGNKLRLAWRERGGPRVTGPSREEGFGTSLLLSSADKVTRRFLRNGFSCRLEFML; from the coding sequence ATGCCCTCACGTGATGATTCACAGCGTTTGGAAGAAGCATCGGCCTCAGCCCGAATTGTAAGTTACTATTGCGAGTCCGCGTCAGGGCACACGCTCCGCTCGCCCAACTGCACGGCCCTGCTCGGACTGCCCGCCCATGGCCCCACCGAAGCGTGGTCGGCCTTGATCGATCCGGAGGACTTGCCGTATTTCGAGAATGCGCTTCATTCCACCACGCCGGCCAGTCCCGACTTCGAGGTGGAATACCGCATCGCCCATGCCTCCACCCGGCGGCGGATGTGGGTGCTGGATCGTGGAACATGTGAATTCGGCTCCGACGGTGAAAAACTGTCCGTGCGCGGAGCAATCGTTGACATCAGCGACCGGATCGGGGCCGAAATGGCCATGCGAAAATCCGCCCAGATGAGCGCCGTGGCATTCGAGGCTGCCCGTATGGCCACCTGGCACCTCGACATGGCCACCAGTGTGTTCACCTGTACCGACGAGCTCCTGCGGCTGCTGGGCACGGACAAGGGCCAGTTTGGCGGCACGCCCCAGGCACTCGAGAAATATATACACCCCGCCGACACGGAAACCTGGCGGAGCTTCTACCGCATGGCCTTTGCCGCATCCGGCCGGCATGAGGTGGAGTTCCGCGTCCTGCGCCCCAACGGCGCCGTGCGGTGGATCCTGACCCGTGGCGAAATCAGCCGCCGCAGCGACGGCACCGTGCGTGAAGCCTTTGGCATCATGATGGACATCACGGAGCGCAAATCCAGCGAGGAAGCCGCCGCGCGCCTCGCCGCCATCGTCACCCATTCAGAAGAAGCAATCCTGAGCAAGACGTTGTCGGGCATCGTGACAAGCTGGAACCGCGGTGCCGAAACCTTGTTCGGATACACGGCCGCCGAAATGATCGGCGAACCCGTGATGAAAATCGTGCCCGTCGAGAATGCCAGCGAGGAAGCGCGCATTCTCTCCACCATCAGCAGGGGCGAAACGATTGCGCCCTACGAGTCCGTGCGCCTTCGCAAGGATGGCACCCGTGTGCATGTCTCGGTTGCAGTGTCACCCATTCGCAACGCGGCAGGCCAGGCCGTGGGCTGTTCCACAATCGCGCGCGATATCACTGAGCGCCGGCGATATACGGAGATCGTGCTTCAAAACGAGGCGCGCCTGCGCCTCGCCCTGCGCAGCGCCCGCGCCGGCGCCTGGGATATTGATCTCGTCCGCAATCACCTGCATTGGACGCCGGAGATGTTCGTGATCTACGGCCACGACCCGGCGCAGGGCGTGCCCCCCCGCGAGGCCCGCGACTCGCAGATCGATCCAGCGCACCGCTCGCGGGTGAAGCGTCAGTTTGACCAGGCCCTTGAGGCGGGTGGCTCCTTCGCGCTGGAGTTCCCCATTGCGCGGCCGGACGGCTCACTGATCTGGACGTCCGTTGTCGGCGACGTGGTGAAGGACGAGAACGGCCAGGCGATCGGCGCACGCGGCATCGACCAGGACATCACCGAGCGCAAGAACTGGGAGAAGCGGCAGGCGATGCTGCTGAAGGAACTGTCCCACCGGGTGAAGAACACCCTTGCCGTCATCCAGTCGATGACGCGGCAGACATTGCGCTCCAACAGTGATCCGGAGAAATTCGTCGCGGCCTTCGAAGGCCGCATCCGCAGCCTCGCCGCTTCTCACAGTCTCCTCACGGATGTGGACTGGAAGGGCGCGGGGCTGGTGGACATTTTGCGCAGTCAGCTCGAAGGCATGGTGGACAGCATGGATGAGAGCTTCACACTTCGCGGCCCCGACGTCACGGTGCCGGCGGGTGCAGCAACGCAGCTGGGCCTGGTGCTGCATGAGCTGGGCACCAATGCAAGCAAGTATGGTGCGCTGTCACGGCCCGGCGGCCATATCGACATCGTCTGGACGCTTTACGGCAACAAGCTCCGGCTCGCCTGGCGTGAACGCGGTGGACCGCGCGTGACCGGGCCGTCACGCGAGGAGGGATTCGGCACCTCGCTCCTGCTCTCCAGCGCGGACAAGGTTACACGCCGGTTCCTTCGCAACGGATTTTCCTGCCGCCTTGAGTTCATGCTTTAG
- a CDS encoding PRC-barrel domain-containing protein, protein MATARPNHALVSSEDVEGTTVYDKDGEKIGEVERLIIDKVSGRVHYAVVSFGGFMGLGHSHYPLPWDALSYDTSLDGFRTNVSEQQVRDAPEFSDDSWKDRNWERNIHTHYQVEPYWGADI, encoded by the coding sequence ATGGCAACCGCAAGACCCAATCATGCCCTTGTCTCCAGCGAAGACGTGGAAGGCACCACCGTTTACGACAAGGACGGCGAGAAAATCGGCGAAGTCGAACGGCTCATCATCGACAAGGTCTCCGGCCGCGTTCACTACGCCGTCGTCAGCTTCGGCGGCTTCATGGGCCTCGGCCACAGTCACTATCCATTGCCTTGGGATGCGCTGTCCTACGACACGTCTCTCGATGGCTTCCGCACCAATGTCAGCGAGCAGCAGGTGCGCGATGCACCGGAATTCAGCGACGACTCGTGGAAAGACCGCAACTGGGAGCGGAACATCCACACCCACTATCAGGTGGAGCCCTATTGGGGCGCCGACATCTGA
- a CDS encoding ferritin-like domain-containing protein, whose product MPIKTLEDLFTETLKDMYYVEKKLVKTLPTMEKKAVDQELKDAINSHAAETETHVARLEQVFEACEIKPQAKKCEALEGLLEEANEVLEDIKDDRAMDAAIISSAQTVEHYEMARYGALIAWAKELGWNEAADIMQETLDEEESADQKLSDIAEDAVNQRAAA is encoded by the coding sequence ATGCCCATCAAGACGCTTGAAGACCTGTTCACCGAGACGCTCAAGGACATGTATTATGTCGAGAAGAAACTGGTGAAGACGCTGCCGACCATGGAGAAGAAGGCCGTGGACCAGGAGCTCAAGGACGCCATCAACAGCCACGCCGCCGAAACGGAAACCCACGTCGCCCGCCTGGAGCAGGTGTTCGAGGCCTGTGAAATCAAGCCCCAGGCCAAGAAGTGCGAAGCGCTGGAAGGCCTGCTGGAAGAGGCGAACGAAGTGCTCGAAGACATCAAGGATGACCGTGCCATGGATGCTGCGATCATTTCCTCGGCTCAGACCGTGGAGCACTACGAGATGGCCCGCTACGGCGCCCTGATCGCCTGGGCCAAGGAACTGGGCTGGAACGAGGCGGCCGACATCATGCAGGAAACGCTCGATGAAGAAGAGTCGGCTGACCAGAAGCTGTCCGACATCGCCGAAGACGCGGTGAACCAGCGCGCCGCCGCCTGA
- a CDS encoding DUF3008 family protein, translating to MPAKSKAQQKAAGAALAAKRGEAPVSELKGASRGMYDSMSIQELEEFAETKRSKLPEHADRKD from the coding sequence ATGCCAGCGAAATCCAAAGCCCAGCAGAAAGCGGCCGGAGCCGCACTCGCCGCAAAAAGGGGTGAGGCACCGGTGAGCGAACTCAAGGGGGCATCGCGCGGAATGTATGATTCCATGTCGATCCAGGAACTTGAGGAATTCGCCGAGACGAAACGGTCGAAACTGCCCGAACACGCCGATCGCAAGGACTGA
- a CDS encoding DUF3309 domain-containing protein, producing the protein MTLGTILIILLILVVIGALPSWGYSRGWGYGPSGGLGLLLLIVVILALTGRI; encoded by the coding sequence ATGACCTTGGGTACAATTCTGATTATCCTCCTGATCCTCGTCGTGATCGGTGCACTGCCCAGCTGGGGCTATAGCCGCGGTTGGGGGTACGGCCCGTCGGGTGGGCTCGGTTTGTTGCTTTTGATTGTGGTGATCCTGGCCTTGACCGGCCGCATCTAG
- a CDS encoding sigma-70 family RNA polymerase sigma factor: MLSVVPRLRAFALSLSAKSDYADDLVQETLMKAWNHQNDFQPGTNMKAWLFTILRNEYFSQLRKKKRKREVEDVDGELVNQLSSPANQEAHLDVADLRVAMQQLPDDQREAIILVGASGFSYQEVAEITQVAVGTVKSRVNRARVRLASLLDIDMSQSGKSGEGDTSDT, translated from the coding sequence ATGCTCTCTGTGGTTCCGCGTCTGCGGGCGTTTGCCCTGTCGCTGTCGGCGAAATCGGATTACGCCGATGACCTCGTCCAGGAAACGCTGATGAAGGCGTGGAACCATCAGAACGATTTCCAGCCCGGCACAAATATGAAGGCCTGGCTCTTCACCATCCTCCGCAATGAATATTTCAGCCAGCTTCGCAAGAAGAAGCGCAAGCGTGAGGTGGAAGACGTGGATGGTGAGCTGGTCAACCAGTTGTCATCGCCGGCGAACCAGGAAGCCCACCTCGATGTGGCGGATCTGCGCGTCGCCATGCAGCAGCTGCCTGACGACCAGCGCGAGGCCATCATCCTCGTCGGCGCTTCAGGCTTCTCCTATCAGGAAGTGGCCGAGATCACGCAGGTCGCTGTCGGCACCGTCAAAAGCCGCGTCAACCGTGCCCGCGTACGGCTGGCGTCCCTCCTGGACATCGACATGTCGCAGTCGGGAAAGAGCGGCGAGGGCGACACTTCGGACACGTAG
- a CDS encoding response regulator has product MGLSTQVAMYLPQLRRFSRALTGSQQSGDAYVAAVLEALIAEPTALNQDSNIRVELYRIFCKWWESISLNLQSAPAGSEPSWIAAAQKRLSGMPPLAREAFLLMTVEGFSIDEISTVLGRTVSEVQSLVEEASNAIVEQVATNVMIIEDEPIIAMDLREILESLGHAVTGVARTRRQAVDLAAQKKPGLILADIQLADGSSGIDAANQILADFEVPIIFITAFPERLLTGERPEPAFLITKPFTPDMVKAVVSQALFFETKARAAA; this is encoded by the coding sequence ATGGGTCTGTCTACACAGGTGGCAATGTATTTGCCGCAACTTCGCAGGTTTTCCAGAGCCTTAACAGGCAGCCAACAGTCGGGGGATGCCTACGTTGCAGCCGTCTTGGAGGCGCTGATAGCCGAGCCCACCGCCTTGAATCAGGATTCCAACATCCGGGTCGAACTGTACCGCATATTCTGCAAGTGGTGGGAGTCCATTTCACTCAACCTTCAGTCGGCCCCTGCGGGATCAGAGCCGAGCTGGATCGCCGCGGCGCAAAAACGCCTCTCCGGCATGCCGCCGCTGGCGCGCGAAGCCTTCCTGTTGATGACGGTTGAAGGCTTCTCAATCGACGAGATTTCCACCGTCCTCGGCCGCACGGTTTCCGAGGTGCAGTCGCTTGTCGAAGAAGCGTCCAACGCCATCGTGGAGCAGGTGGCCACCAATGTGATGATCATCGAGGACGAACCGATCATCGCGATGGACCTTCGTGAAATCCTCGAAAGCCTGGGCCACGCCGTCACCGGTGTGGCACGCACGCGCCGCCAGGCCGTGGATCTCGCGGCCCAGAAGAAACCCGGTCTCATCCTTGCCGACATCCAGTTGGCGGACGGAAGCTCGGGCATTGATGCCGCAAATCAGATCCTCGCCGACTTCGAGGTGCCGATCATCTTCATCACGGCATTCCCCGAACGCCTGCTGACAGGTGAACGTCCCGAGCCCGCGTTCCTCATCACCAAGCCCTTCACGCCAGACATGGTGAAGGCTGTCGTGAGTCAGGCCCTGTTCTTCGAAACCAAGGCGCGCGCGGCGGCTTAA
- a CDS encoding CsbD family protein — protein MNWDRIEGNWKEFKGKVKQQWGKLTDDDLTTIDGNRDELEGLLQQHYGYARDKVQSDVDSWLTRM, from the coding sequence ATGAACTGGGATCGCATTGAAGGCAATTGGAAGGAATTCAAGGGCAAGGTCAAGCAGCAGTGGGGCAAGCTCACCGATGACGACCTGACCACGATCGACGGCAATCGCGATGAACTCGAAGGGCTCCTCCAGCAGCACTACGGCTATGCACGCGACAAGGTGCAGAGCGATGTTGACAGCTGGCTGACCCGCATGTGA